Proteins co-encoded in one Actinobacillus succinogenes 130Z genomic window:
- the cmoB gene encoding tRNA 5-methoxyuridine(34)/uridine 5-oxyacetic acid(34) synthase CmoB translates to MIDFRPFYRQIATSNLSAWLETLPLQLKNWEKNTHGEYAKWAKIVDFLPELTADHLDLKNAVKSDRTLPLSEGERQRIIHHLQQLMPWRKGPYHLYGIHVDCEWRSDFKWQRVLPHLAPLQDRTVLDVGCGSGYHMWRMVGEGAKTVVGIDPTELFLCQFEAVRKLLNNDRRANLIPLGIEEMQPLGVFDTVFSMGVLYHRKSPLDHLTQLKNQLRKGGELVLETLVIDGDENTVLVPADRYAKMKNVYFIPSVACLINWLGKSGFTNIRCVDEAVTTLEEQRKTDWLNNESLIDFLDPQDHSKTIEGYPAPKRAVIIANK, encoded by the coding sequence ATGATCGATTTTCGTCCGTTTTATCGGCAAATTGCCACCTCTAATTTATCCGCCTGGCTGGAAACCTTACCGTTACAGCTGAAAAACTGGGAAAAAAACACTCACGGCGAATATGCCAAATGGGCAAAAATCGTGGATTTTTTACCGGAATTAACAGCGGATCATCTTGATCTCAAAAATGCGGTCAAATCCGACCGCACTTTGCCGCTTTCCGAAGGCGAACGGCAACGTATTATTCACCATTTGCAACAACTGATGCCGTGGCGCAAAGGCCCTTACCATCTATACGGTATTCATGTGGATTGCGAATGGCGTTCCGATTTTAAATGGCAACGAGTACTGCCTCACTTAGCGCCGTTACAGGATCGCACCGTGTTGGATGTGGGTTGCGGCAGCGGTTACCACATGTGGCGTATGGTGGGCGAAGGAGCAAAAACGGTGGTGGGCATCGACCCGACCGAACTGTTTCTGTGTCAGTTCGAAGCGGTGCGTAAACTGCTGAATAACGATCGTCGCGCTAATTTAATTCCTTTAGGTATTGAAGAAATGCAACCTCTCGGCGTGTTTGATACGGTATTTTCCATGGGCGTGTTGTATCATCGCAAATCACCGCTGGATCATCTCACCCAACTGAAAAATCAATTACGCAAAGGCGGCGAACTGGTGCTGGAAACCTTGGTTATTGACGGCGATGAAAATACCGTCTTAGTGCCGGCAGACCGTTACGCCAAAATGAAAAACGTCTATTTCATTCCGTCGGTAGCCTGTTTAATCAACTGGCTGGGCAAATCGGGCTTCACTAATATTCGCTGCGTCGATGAAGCGGTCACTACCCTTGAAGAACAACGGAAAACCGATTGGCTGAACAATGAAAGCCTGATTGATTTTTTAGACCCGCAGGATCACAGCAAAACTATCGAAGGTTATCCGGCGCCGAAGCGGGCGGTGATTATTGCCAATAAATAA
- the putP gene encoding sodium/proline symporter PutP: MFGLDPTLITFTVYIMGMIAIGFLAYRYTSNLSDYILGGRRLGSFVTAMSAGASDMSGWLLMGLPGAVYAAGLIEGWIAIGLTLGAYCNWRFVAGRLRVHTEFNDNALTLPEYFHSRFGTSHKLLKITSATIILVFFTIYCSSGVVAGAKLFQNLFSVNYHTALWYGALATVIYTFIGGFLAVSWTDTIQATLMIFALILTPVFIIINIGGLDAFTFTIAQAELAANKDFTDLFTGTTPLGLFSLAAWGLGYFGQPHILARFMAAYSAKSLNKARRISMTWMILCLLGAIGIGFFGIAYFHANPEVAATVNAEHEQVFIELSKLLFNPWIAGILLSAILAAVMSTLSCQLLIASSAITEDFYKGFIRPGASDKELVWLGRIMVLTIAGLAIWIAQDENNKVLKLVEFAWAGFGSAFGPVVLLSLFWKRMTSSGAMAGMLVGAVIVFGWKHWVPADSIWHGVYEMIPAFGLASLSVIIVSLLSPKPERQIEETFNRANQAYKDAQ, from the coding sequence ATGTTTGGACTTGATCCAACCCTTATTACGTTTACTGTTTATATCATGGGTATGATAGCCATCGGCTTCCTCGCCTATCGTTACACCTCTAATCTTTCCGATTATATTCTGGGCGGTCGTCGCTTGGGTAGCTTTGTCACCGCCATGTCCGCCGGTGCCTCGGATATGTCCGGCTGGCTGTTAATGGGGCTACCCGGAGCGGTTTATGCGGCCGGATTAATCGAAGGCTGGATTGCCATCGGACTGACTCTCGGCGCCTATTGCAACTGGCGTTTTGTCGCGGGACGTTTACGCGTTCACACGGAATTTAACGACAATGCGCTCACGTTGCCCGAATACTTCCACAGCCGCTTCGGTACCAGCCATAAATTGTTAAAAATAACTTCCGCCACAATTATTCTGGTGTTTTTTACCATTTATTGCTCATCCGGTGTCGTTGCCGGAGCCAAACTGTTCCAAAACCTGTTTTCGGTGAATTATCATACCGCCCTCTGGTACGGTGCGTTGGCAACCGTTATTTATACGTTTATCGGCGGCTTTTTAGCGGTAAGCTGGACCGACACCATTCAAGCCACATTGATGATTTTCGCCCTGATTCTTACTCCGGTTTTCATTATCATCAACATCGGCGGATTGGATGCTTTCACATTCACTATCGCCCAGGCGGAACTGGCGGCAAACAAGGATTTCACCGACTTATTCACCGGAACGACGCCTCTCGGTTTATTCAGTCTGGCCGCATGGGGATTAGGTTATTTCGGACAACCTCATATTTTAGCGCGTTTCATGGCCGCCTATTCCGCCAAATCGCTCAATAAAGCCCGCCGTATCAGTATGACATGGATGATACTCTGCTTACTCGGCGCCATCGGTATCGGTTTTTTCGGCATCGCCTATTTTCATGCCAATCCGGAAGTTGCAGCTACCGTTAACGCTGAACACGAACAGGTCTTTATCGAACTGTCAAAATTATTGTTTAACCCTTGGATTGCAGGAATTCTACTGTCCGCTATTTTAGCCGCAGTAATGAGCACGCTCAGTTGTCAATTATTAATCGCCTCCAGCGCCATTACGGAAGATTTTTACAAAGGATTTATCCGTCCCGGGGCGTCCGATAAAGAATTGGTATGGCTGGGACGTATCATGGTGTTAACCATCGCGGGACTCGCCATTTGGATTGCGCAGGACGAAAACAATAAAGTATTGAAATTGGTCGAGTTTGCCTGGGCGGGTTTCGGCAGCGCATTCGGTCCGGTAGTGTTGCTCTCTTTATTTTGGAAACGTATGACCTCAAGCGGCGCGATGGCAGGTATGTTGGTCGGTGCCGTTATAGTTTTCGGCTGGAAACACTGGGTACCGGCAGACAGCATTTGGCATGGTGTTTATGAAATGATTCCCGCTTTCGGCTTAGCGTCGCTAAGCGTCATTATCGTATCATTACTGTCGCCAAAACCTGAGCGGCAAATTGAAGAGACCTTCAACCGAGCCAACCAAGCCTATAAGGACGCCCAATGA
- the rng gene encoding ribonuclease G gives MNSVELLVNVTPNETRVALMDNAELKEVHIERQAKRGIVGNIYKGKVTRVLPGMQSAFVDIGLDKAAFLHASDIVSYTECVDENEQKQFVVKDIVELVREGQDLVVQVVKDPISTKGARLTTDITLPSRYLVFMPENSHVGVSQRIESEEERARLKALVEPYCDELGGYIIRTAAEGVTEAELKQDADFLKRVWLKVLERKRKYPTRSMIYGELALAQRVLRDFIGQGIEKIRIDSKLCFNEVKEFTEEFMPELTDKLVLYSGNNQPLFDVYGVESAINAALNKRVNLKSGGYLIIEQTEAMTTIDINTGAFVGHRNLEETIFNTNIEATKAIAQQLQLRNLGGIIIIDFIDMQTDDHRNRVIRSLEEALTRDRVKTNVNGFTQLGLVEMTRKRTRESLEHILCSDCPACQGRGHVKTVETVCYEIMREIIRVHHLFASEIFTVYASPAVAEYLINEESHGLLAETEVFIGKRVQIKSEVFYHQEQFDVVVM, from the coding sequence ATGAATTCAGTAGAGTTGTTAGTCAATGTAACGCCGAACGAAACCCGCGTGGCATTAATGGATAATGCGGAATTAAAGGAAGTGCATATTGAACGTCAGGCAAAACGCGGGATTGTCGGGAATATTTATAAGGGCAAGGTAACACGGGTATTGCCGGGTATGCAGTCGGCGTTTGTGGATATCGGCTTGGATAAAGCGGCATTTTTACATGCATCGGATATTGTCAGTTACACGGAATGCGTCGATGAAAACGAACAAAAGCAGTTCGTAGTAAAAGATATTGTGGAACTGGTGCGGGAAGGGCAGGATTTGGTAGTTCAGGTAGTGAAAGATCCTATCAGCACCAAAGGCGCCCGTTTAACTACCGATATTACCTTGCCGTCCCGCTATTTGGTGTTTATGCCGGAAAACAGCCATGTGGGCGTGTCGCAACGCATTGAAAGCGAAGAAGAACGGGCTCGCTTGAAAGCCTTGGTAGAACCTTATTGTGACGAATTAGGCGGCTATATTATTCGTACCGCGGCGGAAGGGGTGACGGAAGCGGAATTAAAACAAGACGCGGATTTTTTAAAGCGTGTATGGCTGAAAGTATTGGAACGTAAACGTAAATATCCGACCCGTTCCATGATTTATGGCGAGCTGGCGCTGGCACAACGGGTGTTGCGGGATTTCATCGGTCAAGGTATCGAAAAAATCCGAATCGATTCTAAGCTTTGTTTCAATGAAGTGAAAGAATTTACCGAAGAATTTATGCCGGAGCTGACGGATAAATTAGTGCTGTATTCCGGTAATAATCAACCGCTGTTTGATGTGTACGGTGTGGAATCGGCAATTAATGCTGCGCTGAATAAACGGGTGAACCTGAAATCCGGCGGTTATCTCATTATCGAACAAACGGAAGCGATGACCACTATCGATATTAATACCGGCGCATTTGTAGGGCACCGTAATCTGGAAGAGACGATTTTCAATACCAATATCGAAGCTACCAAAGCCATTGCCCAGCAGCTGCAATTGCGTAATCTAGGCGGTATTATCATCATTGATTTCATAGATATGCAAACGGACGATCACCGTAACCGCGTGATTCGTTCCTTGGAAGAGGCTTTAACGCGCGATCGTGTTAAAACCAATGTTAACGGCTTCACTCAGTTAGGTCTGGTGGAAATGACCCGTAAGCGTACCCGTGAAAGTTTGGAACATATTCTGTGCAGTGATTGTCCCGCCTGTCAGGGCCGTGGACACGTGAAAACCGTGGAAACCGTATGCTATGAAATTATGCGTGAAATTATCCGCGTTCATCATCTGTTTGCCAGTGAGATATTTACGGTTTACGCTTCGCCGGCGGTGGCGGAATATTTGATCAATGAAGAAAGCCACGGTTTGCTGGCGGAAACCGAAGTCTTTATTGGTAAACGAGTGCAGATTAAATCCGAAGTTTTTTACCACCAGGAACAATTTGATGTTGTGGTGATGTAA
- the tldD gene encoding metalloprotease TldD: MLNTVQSSLLTNSNLSLTDIPNIFDLMSHRRIDYADLYFQLSRDENWVLEDGIIREGGFHIDRGVGVRAVSGEKTGFAYSDQINSASLCQCANAVKGIAVTSEQRIIQPVMLTPVQAVQRYAAINPLDTLTKEQKIDLLRLVDRTARAESRYVTKVSANLTALYEEVLVAATDGTLAADIRPLVRLSVSVLVEKDGKRERGSAGVGGRVSLNWFFDDFNGEMRAVYFAKEAVRQALVNVGAVAAPSGLMPVVLGAGWPGVLLHEAVGHGLEGDFNRKQSSLFSGKIGQLVTSPLCTIVDDGTLQNRRGSMTIDDEGVPSQCNVLIKNGVLQGYMQDKMNARLMGVQPTGNGRRESYAHLPMPRMTNTYMLAGESRFDDIITSVDYGIFAPHFGGGQVDITSGKFTFSMSEAYLIEKGKITKPVKGATMIGNGIEVMQQISMVGNELEIDHGIGVCGKDGQSVPVGVGQPVCKIEKITVGGTN, translated from the coding sequence ATGTTAAATACCGTCCAAAGTTCTTTACTGACCAACAGCAACCTCTCCTTAACCGATATCCCGAATATTTTTGATTTAATGTCTCACCGCCGTATTGATTACGCGGATCTTTATTTTCAGCTCAGCCGGGATGAAAATTGGGTGCTGGAAGACGGAATTATCCGAGAAGGCGGATTTCATATTGATCGCGGGGTCGGTGTGCGGGCGGTGAGCGGTGAGAAAACCGGCTTTGCCTATTCCGATCAAATTAATTCGGCAAGTTTGTGCCAATGTGCCAATGCGGTGAAAGGAATTGCGGTAACGAGCGAACAACGTATTATTCAGCCTGTGATGTTAACGCCTGTGCAAGCGGTGCAACGCTATGCCGCGATTAATCCGTTGGATACTTTAACTAAAGAACAGAAAATCGATTTATTACGTCTGGTTGATCGCACCGCGCGTGCCGAAAGCCGATATGTCACAAAAGTGAGCGCAAATTTGACCGCACTTTACGAAGAAGTGCTGGTGGCGGCGACCGACGGTACGCTGGCGGCGGATATCCGTCCGCTGGTGCGGTTATCGGTTTCCGTGCTGGTGGAAAAAGACGGCAAACGGGAACGGGGCAGTGCAGGGGTCGGCGGACGGGTTAGTCTGAATTGGTTCTTCGATGATTTCAACGGTGAAATGCGTGCCGTATATTTTGCCAAAGAAGCGGTTCGTCAGGCATTGGTGAATGTCGGTGCCGTTGCCGCACCTTCCGGTTTAATGCCGGTGGTGCTGGGAGCGGGCTGGCCGGGCGTGTTATTGCACGAGGCGGTAGGACACGGCTTGGAAGGGGATTTCAACCGCAAACAAAGTTCGTTGTTCAGCGGCAAGATTGGGCAGTTGGTGACATCGCCGTTGTGTACCATTGTGGACGACGGTACCTTGCAAAACCGTCGTGGCTCTATGACTATTGATGATGAAGGCGTACCAAGCCAATGCAATGTGCTGATTAAAAACGGCGTGCTGCAGGGATATATGCAGGACAAAATGAATGCGCGTTTGATGGGCGTGCAGCCGACGGGTAACGGCCGGCGTGAAAGTTACGCCCATTTACCGATGCCGCGTATGACGAATACTTATATGCTGGCGGGCGAAAGCCGTTTTGATGACATTATTACGTCGGTGGATTACGGTATTTTCGCGCCGCATTTCGGCGGCGGACAGGTGGATATTACTTCGGGTAAATTTACCTTTTCCATGTCGGAAGCCTATTTGATTGAGAAAGGTAAAATCACCAAACCGGTGAAAGGCGCTACCATGATCGGCAACGGTATCGAAGTGATGCAGCAGATTTCCATGGTGGGTAACGAGCTGGAAATCGATCACGGCATCGGCGTATGCGGCAAAGACGGACAAAGCGTTCCCGTCGGTGTGGGCCAGCCGGTTTGTAAGATTGAAAAAATCACTGTGGGCGGAACGAATTAA
- a CDS encoding aspartate aminotransferase family protein: MTQYTRSKFDEVMIPNYNPANFVPVKGKGSRVWDQNGREYIDFTSGIAVNALGHCADEVVAVLKEQGEKLWHSSNWFTSEPTLELGDKLVANTFAERVMFANSGAEANEAALKLARRYAVDRFGYQKYNIISFKQSFHGRTLFTVSVGGQPKYSDGFGPKPAGIIHVPFNDLEAVKAVIDDHTCAIIVEPIQGESGVIPAKKEFLQGLRELCDEYNALLIFDEVQTGVGRTGALYAYQKFGVTPDILTSAKALANGFPISAMMTTADIAKSFAPGVHGTTFGGNPLACAIGSKVVDIIAQPEFLAGVNRTSEFFKAQLRRLNERFDLFTDVRGEGLLIGAELIEKYHGRAAEFVKACADNGLMILVAGPNVLRFAPALNISQEEVMTGIEKLAKALAAF, from the coding sequence ATGACACAATATACCCGCAGTAAATTTGATGAAGTAATGATACCCAACTACAATCCCGCCAATTTTGTACCGGTAAAAGGAAAAGGGAGTCGAGTGTGGGATCAAAACGGGCGTGAATATATCGACTTTACCAGCGGAATCGCAGTGAATGCCTTGGGTCATTGTGCGGATGAAGTTGTTGCCGTATTAAAGGAGCAGGGCGAAAAATTATGGCATTCCAGTAATTGGTTCACCAGCGAACCGACATTGGAACTCGGCGATAAATTAGTCGCCAATACTTTTGCCGAACGTGTGATGTTTGCCAATTCCGGTGCCGAAGCCAATGAAGCAGCGCTGAAACTGGCTCGGCGTTATGCGGTAGATCGTTTCGGTTATCAAAAATACAACATTATTTCCTTCAAACAGAGTTTTCACGGTCGGACTTTATTCACTGTCAGCGTGGGCGGACAACCGAAGTATTCCGATGGATTCGGTCCGAAACCGGCGGGCATTATTCATGTGCCGTTTAATGATTTAGAGGCCGTAAAAGCAGTGATCGACGATCATACCTGTGCGATTATCGTGGAACCGATTCAAGGTGAAAGCGGCGTGATTCCCGCGAAAAAAGAATTTCTGCAGGGCTTACGGGAACTTTGCGATGAATATAATGCGCTGCTGATTTTCGATGAAGTGCAAACCGGCGTCGGACGTACCGGCGCATTATATGCTTATCAAAAATTCGGCGTGACGCCGGATATTTTAACGTCTGCAAAAGCCTTGGCGAACGGATTTCCGATTAGCGCGATGATGACTACGGCCGACATCGCTAAGAGTTTTGCGCCGGGCGTTCACGGCACGACTTTCGGCGGTAATCCGTTGGCTTGCGCTATCGGCTCGAAAGTGGTGGATATTATTGCGCAGCCGGAATTTTTAGCCGGTGTTAACCGCACTTCCGAGTTCTTTAAAGCTCAGTTACGCCGATTAAACGAACGGTTCGATTTATTTACCGATGTGCGCGGTGAAGGTTTGTTGATTGGCGCCGAGTTAATCGAAAAATATCACGGCAGAGCGGCAGAATTCGTTAAAGCTTGCGCTGATAACGGGTTAATGATTTTAGTCGCAGGCCCGAATGTATTGCGCTTTGCGCCGGCGCTGAATATTTCACAGGAAGAGGTGATGACGGGAATTGAAAAACTCGCAAAAGCATTGGCGGCATTCTGA
- a CDS encoding sucrose-specific PTS transporter subunit IIBC has translation MDFPQIARQVIDKLGGKENIATLAHCATRLRLTIADESKIDKAAIENIDGVKGQFSTSGQYQIIFGSGTVNKVHAEMAKIMGGESSASAEAAAANVPQQNIVQRLIKGLSEIFVPIIPAIVAGGLLMGIGNIFTAKDLFREGLSLLDLYPQYRDLAALIDTFANAPFVFLPILLGFTATKKFGGNPYLGATLGMLLVHPALTNAYGYAEAVQNGTLQTWNILDLISIEKVGYQGTVIPVLIASWVLATLEKFFVKVVPSVLNNLITPLFSLFITGLLAFTVIGPFGRDAGELLSSGLTWLYDTLGFIGGGVFGGLYAPIVITGMHQTFIAIETQLLASTAATFIFPIAAMSNIAQGAACLAVAVLNRDAKTRGLAVPSGISALLGITEPAMFGVNLRFRYPFYAAMIGSGLAAAFIAYFNVKATALGAAGLVGIASIRAGDWGMYAVGMAISFSVAFIVALVLGARAKSQA, from the coding sequence ATGGATTTCCCGCAAATTGCCCGACAGGTTATTGATAAACTCGGCGGCAAAGAAAATATAGCGACTTTAGCTCACTGTGCGACCCGCTTGCGTTTGACTATTGCCGATGAGTCGAAAATTGATAAAGCGGCGATTGAAAATATTGACGGCGTAAAAGGTCAGTTTTCCACTTCCGGACAATATCAAATTATCTTCGGTTCCGGTACGGTAAATAAAGTACATGCGGAAATGGCGAAAATTATGGGCGGCGAATCTTCCGCCTCGGCAGAAGCGGCCGCCGCTAACGTACCGCAGCAAAATATCGTGCAGCGGTTAATTAAAGGGTTATCGGAAATCTTTGTCCCGATTATTCCGGCTATCGTCGCCGGCGGTTTGCTGATGGGGATTGGTAATATTTTTACCGCCAAAGATTTGTTTCGGGAAGGGCTGTCTTTGCTGGATCTTTATCCGCAATATCGAGATCTCGCCGCATTAATCGATACTTTCGCCAATGCGCCTTTCGTGTTTCTGCCTATCTTACTCGGTTTTACGGCGACTAAAAAATTCGGTGGCAATCCGTATCTGGGCGCAACGCTGGGAATGTTGTTGGTGCATCCGGCATTGACCAATGCTTACGGTTATGCGGAAGCGGTACAAAACGGAACATTGCAAACCTGGAATATTCTGGATTTGATCAGTATTGAAAAAGTCGGTTATCAGGGTACGGTCATTCCCGTTCTGATAGCTTCCTGGGTATTGGCGACATTGGAAAAATTCTTCGTTAAAGTGGTGCCGTCCGTATTAAATAATTTGATTACGCCGTTATTTTCTTTATTTATCACCGGGTTATTAGCGTTTACCGTCATCGGTCCTTTCGGGCGGGACGCCGGGGAATTGCTGAGTTCCGGGTTAACCTGGCTGTATGATACCTTAGGTTTTATCGGGGGCGGCGTATTCGGCGGTTTGTATGCACCGATTGTCATTACCGGTATGCATCAAACCTTTATTGCGATTGAAACCCAGTTATTGGCAAGTACGGCGGCGACCTTTATTTTCCCGATTGCCGCCATGTCGAACATCGCACAGGGTGCCGCCTGTTTGGCGGTTGCCGTGTTGAACCGGGATGCGAAAACCCGCGGACTTGCCGTGCCGTCAGGTATTTCAGCTTTATTAGGTATTACCGAACCGGCGATGTTCGGGGTGAATTTACGTTTCCGTTATCCGTTCTATGCGGCGATGATCGGTTCCGGTTTGGCGGCGGCGTTTATCGCGTATTTTAACGTTAAAGCCACCGCACTCGGTGCCGCCGGTTTAGTGGGTATAGCCTCTATTCGTGCGGGCGATTGGGGAATGTATGCCGTGGGCATGGCGATTTCTTTCAGCGTAGCCTTTATTGTCGCTTTGGTTTTGGGTGCGCGCGCTAAATCGCAAGCATAA
- a CDS encoding epoxyqueuosine reductase QueH produces MTEKNISAQSAVDKDNISSRSEQIQNGQSSTQQITGSFEPKRKKRKRDPDAPYVRPQLELPNGHRKLLLHTCCAPCAGEIIAAVMASNVEFTIFFYNPNIHPHKEYLIRKEENKRFAEKNNIPFIDADYDRAEWFERVKGLEHEPERGARCTKCFDMRLERTALYAHENGFPVIATSLGISRWKNQQQVYDCGRRAAARYDDVIFWDFNWRKDGGSARSDRIRKEEGFYKQEYCGCVYSLRDANQWRESKGLGKIEIGKTFYSLDEK; encoded by the coding sequence ATGACCGAAAAGAATATATCCGCACAAAGTGCGGTCGACAAAGACAATATTTCTTCCCGTTCCGAACAAATACAAAACGGACAATCTTCAACCCAACAGATAACGGGTTCCTTTGAACCGAAACGAAAAAAACGCAAACGGGATCCCGATGCACCTTATGTCCGTCCTCAACTCGAACTGCCGAACGGACATCGAAAATTACTACTACACACCTGTTGCGCGCCTTGTGCGGGCGAAATTATCGCTGCGGTAATGGCGTCCAATGTGGAATTTACCATTTTCTTTTATAATCCCAATATTCATCCGCATAAGGAATATTTAATCCGTAAAGAAGAAAATAAACGCTTTGCGGAAAAAAATAACATCCCTTTTATTGATGCGGATTATGACCGTGCAGAATGGTTTGAACGGGTGAAAGGATTGGAACACGAACCCGAGCGAGGTGCCCGTTGTACCAAATGTTTCGATATGCGTTTAGAACGTACAGCGCTTTACGCCCATGAAAACGGATTCCCCGTTATCGCCACCAGTCTGGGTATTTCCCGTTGGAAAAATCAGCAACAGGTTTACGATTGCGGACGTCGTGCCGCCGCCCGTTATGACGACGTGATATTCTGGGATTTCAACTGGCGTAAAGACGGCGGTTCCGCCCGTTCAGACAGAATCCGTAAAGAGGAAGGATTCTACAAACAGGAATATTGCGGCTGCGTTTATTCCCTGCGGGATGCCAACCAATGGCGCGAATCCAAAGGATTAGGCAAAATCGAAATCGGCAAAACCTTCTATTCTTTGGACGAAAAATAG